One Methylobacterium sp. AMS5 genomic region harbors:
- a CDS encoding class II 3-deoxy-7-phosphoheptulonate synthase — MAERWTPKTWRNLPIQQVPSYPDAGALQAVEAQLASFPPLVFAGEARKLKAALARVGAGEAFLLQGGDCAESFDEHSADNIRDFFRVFLQMAMVLTFAGGSPVVKVGRIAGQFAKPRSSPTETLDGVALPSYRGDIINGLTFNEEARIPDPRRQLEAYRQSAATLNLLRAFATGGYANLENAHRWMLGFVKDSPQSSRYRDVAERMSDALDFMRAIGINPETHQEVRTTDFYTSHEALLLGYEESLTRVDSTSGDWYATSGHMLWIGDRTRQPDHAHVEYARGIKNPIGLKCGPSTTAEGLIRLIDLLNPENEAGRLSLICRFGADKVGDHLPGLIRAVQREGRNVVWVCDPMHGNTIAAGRYKTRPFERVMQEIEGFFGVHRAEGTIAGGIHLEMTGKDVTECTGGARALTADDLQDRYHTYCDPRLNAEQALEVAFLTAELVKRERAEIERPRLDAAE, encoded by the coding sequence ATGGCCGAGCGGTGGACCCCCAAAACCTGGCGCAACCTGCCGATCCAGCAGGTCCCGTCCTATCCGGACGCGGGCGCTCTCCAGGCCGTCGAGGCGCAGCTCGCGAGCTTTCCGCCGCTCGTCTTTGCCGGTGAGGCGCGCAAGCTGAAGGCGGCCTTGGCGCGCGTCGGTGCGGGCGAGGCCTTTCTGCTCCAGGGCGGCGATTGCGCCGAGAGCTTCGACGAGCACTCGGCCGACAACATCCGCGACTTCTTCCGCGTCTTCCTGCAGATGGCGATGGTGCTCACCTTCGCGGGCGGCTCGCCCGTGGTGAAGGTCGGCCGCATTGCCGGACAGTTCGCCAAGCCGCGCTCTTCGCCGACCGAGACGCTCGACGGCGTGGCGCTGCCGAGCTACCGCGGCGACATCATCAACGGCCTGACCTTCAACGAGGAGGCCCGGATCCCCGATCCGCGCCGTCAGCTCGAGGCCTACCGCCAGTCGGCGGCGACGCTGAACCTGCTGCGCGCCTTCGCGACCGGCGGCTACGCCAACCTCGAGAATGCGCATCGCTGGATGCTCGGCTTCGTGAAGGACAGCCCGCAATCCTCGCGCTACCGCGATGTGGCCGAGCGGATGTCGGACGCGCTCGACTTCATGCGCGCCATCGGCATCAATCCGGAGACGCACCAGGAGGTCCGCACCACGGACTTCTACACCAGCCACGAGGCGCTGCTGCTCGGCTACGAGGAGTCGCTGACCCGCGTCGATTCGACGAGCGGGGACTGGTACGCCACGTCCGGCCACATGCTCTGGATCGGTGACCGCACCCGCCAGCCGGATCACGCCCACGTGGAATATGCCCGCGGCATCAAGAACCCGATCGGCCTCAAATGCGGGCCCTCGACCACGGCCGAGGGGCTGATCCGGCTGATCGACCTCCTCAACCCGGAAAACGAGGCCGGGCGCCTGAGCCTGATCTGCCGCTTCGGCGCGGACAAGGTCGGTGACCATCTGCCGGGGCTGATCCGTGCGGTGCAGCGCGAGGGCCGCAACGTGGTGTGGGTGTGCGATCCGATGCACGGCAACACCATCGCCGCCGGCCGCTACAAGACCCGGCCGTTCGAGCGGGTGATGCAGGAGATCGAGGGCTTCTTCGGCGTGCACCGCGCGGAAGGCACGATCGCCGGCGGCATCCATCTCGAGATGACCGGCAAAGACGTCACCGAATGCACCGGCGGCGCCCGTGCGCTGACGGCCGACGACCTGCAGGACCGCTACCACACCTACTGCGACCCGCGCCTCAATGCGGAGCAGGCGCTGGAGGTGGCGTTCCTGACCGCCGAACTGGTGAAGCGCGAGCGCGCCGAGATCGAGCGCCCGCGCCTCGACGCGGCGGAGTAG
- a CDS encoding YicC/YloC family endoribonuclease, with amino-acid sequence MAQTSAGKTSEDTTIASMTGFARSAGTIGAVQWLWEIRTVNGRGLDIRVRVPNGFEAAGEAARIALSKALSRGQCQLGLTLTRPEAAVRVRIDETLLASLAAAIARVPRPVEVGPATLDGLLAVRGVVEAESEAGADPEALNRDLVAGIETLVADLVSARRAEGARLHAIVGGQIADIARLTQAAEDCPARRPEAVRARLADAVAALVGAGGIDPDRLHQEAVLLAAKADVREELDRLRAHLAAIGELLAQGGAIGRRLDFLAQELGREANTLCAKAGDISLSRIGLDLKAVVEQFREQVQNVE; translated from the coding sequence TTGGCCCAAACCAGCGCAGGCAAGACGAGCGAAGACACGACCATCGCGAGCATGACCGGGTTTGCCCGCTCCGCCGGCACGATCGGCGCGGTGCAGTGGTTGTGGGAGATCCGCACCGTGAACGGGCGTGGGCTCGATATCCGCGTGCGCGTCCCGAACGGCTTCGAGGCGGCGGGGGAGGCGGCCCGCATCGCTCTGTCCAAGGCGCTCTCTCGCGGCCAGTGCCAGCTCGGTCTGACCTTGACGCGGCCCGAGGCGGCGGTGCGGGTGCGCATCGACGAAACTTTGCTGGCGAGCCTCGCCGCGGCAATCGCCCGGGTGCCGCGCCCCGTCGAGGTCGGCCCGGCGACGCTCGACGGGCTGCTCGCCGTGCGCGGCGTCGTGGAGGCCGAGAGCGAGGCCGGAGCCGACCCTGAGGCGCTCAATCGGGATCTCGTCGCCGGGATCGAGACCCTCGTGGCCGATCTCGTCTCCGCCCGCCGCGCGGAAGGGGCGCGACTGCACGCGATCGTGGGGGGGCAGATCGCGGACATCGCCCGCTTGACCCAGGCCGCCGAGGACTGCCCCGCCCGCCGGCCCGAGGCGGTGCGCGCCCGGCTCGCGGATGCGGTGGCGGCCCTCGTCGGCGCCGGGGGGATCGACCCCGACCGCCTGCATCAGGAGGCGGTGCTGCTCGCGGCCAAGGCGGATGTGCGCGAGGAACTCGACCGCCTGCGCGCTCACCTCGCTGCCATCGGTGAGTTGCTGGCTCAGGGCGGCGCGATCGGCCGGCGGCTCGATTTCCTGGCCCAGGAACTCGGGCGCGAGGCCAACACCCTGTGCGCCAAGGCCGGCGACATCAGCCTGTCGCGGATCGGACTCGACTTGAAGGCCGTGGTGGAGCAATTCCGCGAGCAGGTGCAGAACGTCGAATGA
- the gmk gene encoding guanylate kinase: protein MTQDATQGRPDIARRGLILILSSPSGAGKTTLTRAIAQRPEWGLDLSISVTTRSRRPSEIDGRDYRFIDREAFEDLRTRDDLLEWAEVHGNFYGTPRRPVEKTLGQGRDMIFDIDYQGTRQVRQRLQDDVVTVFILPPSFSELRNRLERRAEDAPETIERRLANACNEMQRWSEYDYVIVNDDLDESFRALQSILAAERLKRTRRTGLPGFVDGLLAEADRG from the coding sequence ATGACGCAGGATGCCACCCAAGGCAGGCCGGATATCGCCCGGCGCGGGCTGATCCTGATCCTGTCCTCGCCCTCGGGCGCGGGCAAGACGACGCTGACCCGCGCCATCGCCCAGCGGCCCGAATGGGGTCTCGATCTGTCGATCTCGGTGACGACGCGCTCGCGCCGCCCCTCGGAGATCGACGGGCGCGATTACCGCTTCATCGACCGCGAGGCGTTCGAGGATCTTCGCACGCGCGATGACCTGCTCGAATGGGCCGAGGTCCACGGGAATTTCTACGGCACGCCGCGCCGCCCGGTCGAGAAGACCCTCGGCCAGGGCCGGGACATGATCTTCGACATCGACTACCAGGGCACCCGCCAAGTCCGGCAGCGGCTGCAGGACGACGTGGTGACGGTGTTCATCCTGCCGCCGAGCTTTTCCGAGTTGCGCAACCGCCTGGAGCGCCGGGCGGAGGACGCACCGGAGACGATCGAGCGGCGGCTGGCCAACGCCTGCAACGAGATGCAGCGCTGGAGCGAGTACGACTACGTCATCGTCAACGACGACCTCGACGAGTCGTTTCGCGCGCTTCAGTCGATCCTGGCCGCCGAGCGCCTCAAACGCACCCGCCGCACCGGCCTGCCGGGTTTCGTCGATGGGCTGCTGGCAGAGGCAGATCGGGGCTGA